The Deltaproteobacteria bacterium DNA window TGTGAAGCCACACGGAACCGCTGGAGATATGGGAGCTGGCGGTGGTTTCGAAGAAAACCATACTGGCCGAGCAACGTCTCCAGGTCCTCCTGGAAATCCAGGTCGTCGTTTCTCAGGAGGGATGGAGCCGTGATGCTCTGGACCGCACGGTCACAGTCTACCCGGGATTTGAGGAAGAAGATGGCGGGTAGAAGATCCCATCTCCTGAGCTGTTCAATGACCCAACTGAACCGGTAATTCACCTTTGGGGTTGCCCGCCTCGGAGCGCCTTGACCCGAGAGAAGCCTCCTGATCTTCGGAAGAACTCCTTTGTGGGAGGCCAGAGGACTGAGTTCCCCGTCGGGGAAGAGAAAGAGGAAGTGGAGGGGCACGGGCCTCCTATCCGATTGAACTACGCGACAGCCAACACCACGAGTCTCTTCGAGCCACCGGCTGATCTCAAGGCTGTTGCCGATGGTAGCGGAGAGAAGGAGGAGCCGTATCCTCTTGGGCAGGTAGATAAGGATCTCCTCCCAAACGACCCCTCGCTGAGGATCGTTCAGGTAATGAGCCTCGTCCAGAACCGCCAGGTCGACCGGTATGTCCTGCCCGCTGGTCATGGCGTCATAGAGCTGATTCCTAAGAATCTCCGTTGTTCCCACGACCACGGGTGCATCTGGCCTCTCCTTGCGGTCACCCGTCAGGATGCCCACATTCTCGATCCCAAAGACCTCGGCAAACTCCCTGTGTTTCGAGTTCGACAGGGCCTTTAGGGGGGAGGCGTACCAACTCCGTTTGCCCTTCGCCAGATAGAGACGAATCGCCTCCTGGGCTATCCAGGTCTTACCGGACCCCGTGGGAGCGTTGACAAGAACATCACCGGATCTGAGGGCTTCGAGCGCCTCCAGTTGGTAGGGGTCAGGCCGAAAAGGACTCGGCGAAGGCACCCCGATCCTGCCGAACACCTTTTCCAATCCAGGGGCGAGTCGAGGCTTGGTCCGCCGGGCTCCAGACCTCGATCGTGCCGAGCTAGAACGGCTCCTCTTGTGCTGTGGGAAGGTGGTATACCTCGTCATTGTTCCATTATGTGTCCAGGAATGCTTCGATGTCTCCGGTGAATCTCGCGGAGTCCTCGCTGCCAAGCGGGAGGAAACGGGGTGTAAGCCCCTTTGCCGGGACCGCGATCCCGACAGGACCCGCAGGGGTGATCATGACGGTATGAATGGAAGTGAATCCAAACCTGGGATGAGATACGTCTGATAAGATATATTATGTAAACTTCTCCACATCTCTATTCCTCAGCCCTCTTACTCAGGGCCACGTAACTCGCTGCAGGATCGCCGCTCAAGAATATCCTGCTTCCCACGCAGGCATAATCCACGCCCACCGACTTGATCTCCGGGATGTTGTCCAGACTCACTCCCCCATCGATACCGATAGTCAGAGATGGGTGACGCCCCCTGAATCTCTGGATCTTCTCCAGAACCACGGGAATGAAACGTCCCCCGTAGAACCCCGGGCTCACCGAGAGAAACAGAACCGAGTCGAGTTCTTCCACAAAATCCTCCAGACACGAGATCGGGGTATCCGGATTTATCGCCATTGCAGGTTGGATGCCTTCCTCCCTTATGGCCGCTATTGCCGCTCTCGGGTCGGAGCGCGCTTCACAGTGGAAGATGATCCGTTTGAACCCGAGGGAGCTCAAAGCCTCCACGTAGGCGACGGGCCGCTCGACCATGAGATGGGCTTCACAGGAGAGGCCAGCGTGGAGGCCGTCCAGATCACTCGGGGAGATGCTCTTGGACGGGACAAAGAGGCCGTCCATAAAATCTACCTGAACATAGTCGGCGAACCCCGCGGCCCGTACAAGCAGGTCCTGGAACTGCTCGAGGCGGTCTGTAAGAATAGACGGAACTATTCGCATAGCAACACGTTAACGCCCGTTACGAAGCGGGGCCGACCCTCGCTTCCAGAATGCGATCCTCGAATAACCGGCAGAACAAGCCGCCACGCCGAATCGCCGGTGAGAAAAACAGAGATGGCTTAACCATGTACCGTCAGTCACCCGTCTTTTCATCCTTCTCCGGCAGTGGAGAACATGTCTTCTCACCCGGGATCGCGTAATCTCCTCCCAGCCATGAGGCGAGATCGATCAGCCTGCATCGGGCAGAGCAGAAGGGCCTGAAGGGATTCCCCTGCCAGTGAGTCTCCTTTTTACAGATAGGGCAGACGATCTTTCTCCTCACTTGTCGAAATCATCCAAGAATTTCCCTGTACGCGCCTTTTCGACCGTCTCCTCAAACCCAGCTCCGAGGTCGACACCCATTTCTCTTGCCCGTTTTTTCGCCCAGAGCCCGATGTTTCTGTCATCCCGGTAAAAGGATTCGTCCCGCGGTTTTCTCGTATCGAGAGAATCGATCCTGGAGGCCTCGGTCTGATGATACGCGAACCTCGACATGAGGCGGGAGATGTTGGGGCTTCCGCAGTCCTCACACTTGACTCGGGTCGGCTCCCTGGGGTTGAGCACCAAGAGACTGAACTCCTTGCCACAGTCGTTGCATCTGTATTCATAGATCGGCATGCTCAGCCCCCCGGGTTCCCTCCCCTTCTTTCTCCCTCCCTGTCAGAGACCTTGTGGGACACATCTGGAAGACTCGTCAGGTAATCTTCATACTCCTTCTGCGATATCAGGCCCTCCCGGATTTTCCGCTCAATGCCGCGTTTGTCGAACTTCTTCTTCTCATCCGTGTGCATCGCGGGGTTCTCCTGGTTCCTTTTTCTTCGCCTATCTATCTAAAATTGTTACCACAGATTGATCGGTGATTCAACAGAACCGCAGCCCCAGCTTCCCTGGTTTTCGATTGTCAGTTTCCCCAACTAGGTCACTTTACAGTTCTTTTGTCTTTCCAACAGGGGAACACCTCCCGTCCCCAAGCGGCACGTGCAGGCGCCGGCGTGCCCTTCCTCCAAGCCCGGGAAATCCGTGAATAGGGAAGGCTCCTCCAAGCTTTTTCATTGACATTTAGGGGAAAAACCAATTATATACTAGTGAGTTCCTATAGCTTGAACACCATATGAAAAGGAGCGAGGTGTGGCTCATCGGGTTGTGATCACAGGAATGGGCGCCATTACTCCAATCGGGGTCGGAACCGAGCAGTACTGGAAGAATCTGCTTGCCGGAGTCTCAGGGGTTAGACGTGTGGAGTTTCCCAACGTGGACATGGATCAGTACAGGACCCAGATCGCTGCCCCGGTGGATGATTTCGACGCTTCACGATACGTCCCCTTGGGCAAGGAGGCCAGGCACCTGGGCCGCACTTCTCAGTTCGCCGTGGCAGCTACGAAGCTGGCTCTGGAAGACGCCGGATTCAGCTTGTCCTATGGGAAACGTCAGGTGACTATCGATGACATCGATCCTTTCAAAATAGGGGTGATCCTGGGAGCTGCCGGGGGTAACGTAGAACTCCTCGAGAACGCCGTCGAGCTTTTCATAGAGGACCGGGGGCCCAGAAGGGGATCACCCCACACCCTACCCTACTATCTCCTCAGCGCTGTCTCGGCGAATGTGGCCATCAAGTTCAACTGCCACGGCATGAACTATGTGGTTCCCACGGCCTGCTCATCCGCGTCTCAAGCGATCGGAAACAGCTTTCGCCACCTGAGGAACGGATGGGAAGATGTGATCATAACCGGTGGTGCCGACGCCGGCATTACCCCTGTCACCTTCGGTGGATTTGTAGCCCTCCGGGCCATGTCGACTCGCAACGATGAACCCGAAAGAGCCTCTCGGCCTTTCGACAGGGAAAGAGACGGCTTTGTCATGGGCGAAGGCGGGGGAATCCTGGTTCTGGAAAAACTCGAGCATGCCCTCAAGCGGAATGCCACGATCTACGCCGAAGTAACGGGTTTCGGCATGACTTCTGACGCCTACCATGTCACTGTCCCGGAAAGTGAGGGCCGTTCCTTTGTCAGGGCGATTGAGATGGCTCTGAAGGAGGCAGGCATCGGGCCTGATGAAATCGACTACATCAATGCCCACGGGACGTCCACAAAGCTGAACGACCCCATCGAAACTCGAGCCATAAAGAGGGTCTTCGGGGAGCGGGCATTCGAGATACCTGTCAGCTCTACGAAATCGATGATCGGCCACCTCCTCGGGGCGGCTGGAGGGGTTGAAACCATAGCGAGCGTGCTGACGATCCGAGACGGTTGGGTCCATCCCACTATCAACTACGAATTCCCCGATCCTGAATGCGATCTTGACTACGTGCCAAATAGGCCGCGGCAGGTCCCCGTAAAGACGGCCATGTCCACATCTCTGGGCTTTGGTGGATTCAACAGCGTTTTGATCTTGCGGAAGTATGAAGGATGAAGCCCATGGTCTGGACCATGGAGAGTCCCTTCTTAGGTTAATCTGGTTCCGAAGGAGGATGTGCTCACAATGAGACGGCGCGTTGTTATCACGGGCATTGGCGTGGTCGCACCCAACGGGATCGGCAAGGACGACTTCTGGGAGGCTCTGGTCTCCGGTAAGTCTGCAATCACCAAGATAACCCGCTTCGACGTCTCTTCTTATCCTTACCAAATCGCAGGCGAGGTGAAGCGGTTTGACCCGGCCGACTTCATGACTCGCAAGATAGCAAAAAGAACGGCTCTCTTTGCCCAATTCGCCCTTGCAGCGGCTCGGTTGGCGGTCTGGGACTGTGGCCTTACCCCTGAGATGTTCTGTAACCTGAATGCCGGCGTTTTCCTAGGCGATTCCATAGGAGGTCTTGACCTGCTTGAAGAACAGGTTGGAATCTTTCACGAAAAAGGGATAAGGAGGCTGAGTCCCTTTGCCTCGGTCATGTTCTTTTCACATGCTGCGGCAAGCCATGTAGGTATTGAGTTCAACATAAGGGGTCCTGCCGTTACCGTTTCTACAGGGTGTCCAGCCGGGGCGAACGCAATCAGGTTGGCGGCAGAGGAAATACGGAGAGGCAATATCGATATAGCCGTGGTCGGAGGAACCGATGCGCCGATTTCTCCGGTCATGGTTGCCGCTCTGAGTGCCTCGGGCAGTCTGGCGAGCAACAATGGAGATCCTGAAAAGGCAAGCAGACCCTTTGACAGGAACCGTTCTGGGTGGGTACTGTCAGAAGGTGCCGGGATCCTGGTGCTGGAGGAATTCAGACACGCGGATTCTCGATCGGCGAATCTCTATGGTGAGGTGCTCGGTTGTTCGTTGACGAACGATGCCTGCGGGGTCTATGAAATCGATCGAAGCGGAGACGGGCTGTATCGGTCGATGAAAAACGCTCTCTCTGAAGCTCACCTGATCCCAGAAGAAATCGAATACATATCGGCCCATGCACCTTCGATGGTCTTAACCGATCAAGTCGAAGTGCTAGCAATCAAGAGGCTCTTCAAAGAATATGCATACCGAGTACCCGTAAGTTCAATAAAATCGATGATCGGCCAACCTCTTGCAGCAACGGGAATATTCCAGTTAATTGCCTGCCTTCTCGGAATGCGCGATCGCACTCTCCCTCCTACCATAAACTACGAACAGCCGGACCCGGATTGTGACCTTGACTGTGTCCCCAACAAGGCTCGAGGAAAAACCATAAGGACTGCACTTGTCAATACTCACGGATATGGTGGAATCAACTGTTCTGTCGTGGTTGGCAAGATAGCCTGACATAGGAATGTTGAAGTGACATTGTATGCAGTTCCGGATTTGTCTGCCCTGATCGTGAATACGTTTTTCGGCTTATATGTCTACCGGAAAAATCCCGCCTCGCTATCGAATAGATTGTTCGCCCTCCTGATGCTTGCGATCTGTATCTGGCAATTCGGTGAATTCAATCTGGTAAACTCAACGACCGCGAGGGCGGCGCTATTCTGGGATCGATTCCTTTACGTTGGACTCATTCTTGCGCCCAATGCATCATGGGTTCTCGCATTGGGCTTCCCACACCGAAGTACCCTCCTCCGCAACAGAGCGACGGCCTTGCTGCTGTTCACTCCGTCTCTCTTCCTGCTCTCTTTGCTGCCCACGAATTTGTTCATTTCAGGCGTCCAAACAGAGTCATGGGGTTTCGGAAAGATCGCAGGTCCCCTGTATTGGCTTTTCAGGGTCCATATGTCGATTTTTGTCTCTCTGACCCTTTTGACCTTTTATCGTTCCTATAGGAGAGCCCAGACCGGAAGACAAAAAGTCCAGTCCAAGTATCTCATGATGGCAATAAGCGTTCCAGGACTTTTTGGAATCCTGATACTAATGGTGTTTCAGCCCTTGGGATTGAAGTACTTGAATATGGGAACCGCTGCTTTCGCTTCGGTCATAATGACCGCCATTCTGTCCTATGCAATTGCGAAACACAGGTTGATGGATATAGATCTGGTACTTAAGAAAGGAACTATCTATGCTGTGACTCTTGCCGCTGTTGTTCTTCCATCAGTTCTGTTGATTGTTTTTTTCTCTAATATTATCTTCGAAAAGTTTGAATTTGTATTCTTATTCATAATCCTCGTTATCCTTTCTATTAGTTGCATAGTATTCTCAGCTCTTATTCCACATGCTGAGACAAGCCTCGAACGGACAATCTTCAGGAACAGGCTTGCGTACAGGTCTATTCTTTCAGAGTTCAGTAAGGAAATAGTAACCATAGTCGAACTGGGAGTTCTGTGCAGAGAGGTGCTACATACAATCACGACTGCAATGGATATCGTCAATGCGTCTATCTTTGTCCATGAAGAAAGCACAGGAAAGTATGAACTACAGGCTGAAAAAGGTACTAACACATTTACTGCTTCTGAGAAGAATGTTTCATATCCGGGTGCAGGCGATGATTTCATTGAATGGATGAAGAAAAATAGAAGCATTATAGTAAGAGAGGAGTGGGAGAAGCAAACGAGAAGGCCTGATCTGCAAAAGGTGATCAATAGAATGGGACAGATGGAATCGGAGGTTCTTATCCCTCTTCATACAAAGAGACGACTCATCGGGTTCATTAATTTGGGCAGGAAATCGCAAAAGGAGATTTACTCCGATGAAGACATCGGCCTTCTCGAGAGCCTTGCCAACCAGACGGCCATCGCCATAGAAAATGCCAAGCTTTATGAGGACGTGAAGAGACAAAAGGCGGTCGTGCGCCGGGCGGATCGTCTCGCTTCCTTGGGGACTCTGGCCGCAGGGTTGGCCCATGAGATCAGGAATCCCCTTGTGGCGATAAAAACCCTCGTGGAACTCCTCCCCGACAGGATCGATGATGAGGAGTTCAGGAGGGATTTTCTTGCAGTAGCTTCCGGCGAGGTCGACAGGATATGCCTGTTGGTCAACGAGCTCTTGGAGTTTGCAAGGCCTGCTGCTCCCCAGCTTCAGCTGGAAGACATCCCGGAGATCATGGACGGCATGATCCTGCTTATCTCCACGGAATTGAAAAACAGGAATCTGGAAGTCGTGAAGAAGTACGAAGACGACCTTCCTCGTATCGCCATCGACCGGGAGCAGGTCAAACAGGTCTTTCTCAACATTCTGCTCAATGCCATCGAGGCCACCGAAGATGGGGGACAGGTGGTCGTCGAAATCCGAACCCTTTCGAGAAAGGGTAGCGACAAGGTCCTTCAGGTTGAGATACGGGACACGGGCAGGGGAATTCCTGAAGACCATTTGGACGATGTTTTCACTCCCTTTTTTACCACCAAGGACAAGGGGAGCGGACTCGGCCTGGCCATCTCCCACCAGATCATTCAGGAACACAGGGGGATCATAACCGTGAAGAGTCGGGTGGGTGAAGGTTCCTCCTTCTTCATCGATTTCCCAATCACAAGAGAAGGTGCCTCGGGAAAGGATGGTACCGATAGGGAACAGCCGGTTCGAGAATCCTACCTATCAGAGCTTTCTGGGGTGGTGAAGAAAAGTGGCGAAGAAGGCTTTGCTGATCGTTGATGATGAGTCGGCCATAAGAGAGTCACTCAAATGGGTTTTCAAGCACACCTACCGTATCCTCTTGGCGGAGGACGGCCATGAGGCTCTCCGGCTCGTCGATGGGGGGGCACCTGATATCGTTCTCTTGGATATTCTTCTCCCTGATATCAACGGCCTGGAGGTTCTGAGGCAGATAAAGGAGCGCAACAGAGACCTTCCCGTCATCATGATTACCGCCACAAAGACCGTTAAGAATGCGGTGGAGGCAATGAAGCTCGGAGCGGACGACTATATCGTGAAACCCTTCGATCTTGACGAACTGAAAATTGTGGTTCGCAAGGCCCTGTCGACTCAGGACTTGTCCAGGGAAGTGGAGCTCCTCAGGTCGGAGGTGAAACGTAGCTACACCTTCGACAATATCATAGGCAAGAGCAGGGAGATGAGGGAGATTTTCAGGGTCATCCGGCAGGTTGCGGATTCCAAGACTACGGTTCTGGTCACCGGAGAGAGCGGAACAGGCAAGGAACTCATATCCCGTGCAATACACCGCCACAGTTCAAGAAGGGACAGACCCTTTGTTACAATCAACTGTGCCGCCATACCTGAAGCCCTGATAGAGAGCGAACTCTTCGGCCATGAGAGGGGGGCCTTTACCAGTGCCTATGAGAAAAAGATCGGCCGTTTCGAAATGGCACACACGGGTTCCCTCTTCCTCGACGAAATCGGGGAACTCAGCCTTTCCACTCAGGCCAAAATCCTCCGTTTTCTCGAGGAGAAGGAGTTCACCCGTGTGGGAGGCTCAAAGAACATCAAGGTCGATGTTCGCTTGATCGCGGCAACCAACAAGAACCTGGAGGAATCGATCAAGAACGGGAGTTTTCGGGGTGACCTCTTCTACCGAATCAACGTTGTTCCGATCGAGATTCCCCCTTTACGAAACCGGAAAGAGGATATCCCGGTTCTGGTTGATCATTTCATGAGACACTTCCGCACCGAAAATCAGAAGGGACCGTACAAGATATCGCAGGGCGTGATGGATGTCCTTATCAATTACGATTGGCCCGGTAACGTGAGAGAACTCGAAAACCTCATCGAGAGGGTGATGGCTCTGTCCACATCCGAGATCATCACACCTGAAGATCTCCCTGTCAACGTCCGTGAGAGCGTGCGGATCAACAGGCTGAAAGACGCCGTCCTTGGGGGAGACATATCTTTGACCAAGGCCGTTGCCGAGTTTGAACGGGATATCATCATGGACGGTATGAAACGAGCCAACTATGTCCAGTCCCAGGCAGCAGCCAAATTGGGAATCAGCCGGCGCATCCTAAAATATAAGCTGGACAAGTTGAAGATCGAATTCGATCCCCATTAGAACCTACAGGTGTACTCTACCCTTCGGTGGCTCTGGGCTGTTGGAAAAGTCGACTCGAGTGCCCAATTTTGGACCTCATGATTTAAGGGAGAATTTCCTTTGTTTTTCGCTGTGTTGTCATCTTTGTCATTAGCGGAATGCCCAAATTTGTACAGAAGATGCTGCCAGCAAAGGATCTTTCCTATTCCCGTTTCCATGTGCATTCCAGCATTGTATCGCCGTTCCAATAGGTTAAAAGACGAAACCTAGTGCTTCGACCAGAGTTTTTTTGGCAAGTAGATTGCTTGCATAACGGTATTGTCCTTCTGCTTCGAGGTTGAATGATGGTGGAGCATGCAAGAATACTGATTGTCGATGACGAGCTCGGGCCGAGGGAATCGCTCAGGATTATCCTGAAGCCCTTCTATGACGTCCACACAGCCTCCGATGGGAGAGCCGCTCTCGATTTCCTTGGAAGGAACACCGTGGATCTCATCACCCTCGACCTGAAGATGCCGGGCCTCTCCGGGTTGGAAGTGCTGGAGCAGGTCCGAAAATCCAATCCGGACGTGCTGGTTATCATTGTTACCGGCTATGGTACTTTCAAGTCCGTGGTGGAAGCCATTCGCCTCGATGTTTTTGACTATATTTCCAAGCCTTTCAATATCCAGGAAATTCTCTCCGTGGTGAAGCGATGTCTGGAAATGAGGGATACCGAGATCACTATCAAAACCATCTTCAGCGAAATCGCCTCGGTTTCGGTGGAAGGATACTCAGAGCCACGCCTGGCCAAGATCTTGGAAATGACGAGAAGACTCCTGCGTAACGGCGAGCAACTCGGGCCGAAGGCAAAAGAGATCTCGAGTCTCGAATTGATTCGTATGGTATCAGAGGGGATCGAGAAGAGAGATCCTTACTCTGCCGGCCATTCGGCAAGAGTCGGCCGATATACGGACTCTGTGGCCCGAAAGCTTGGACTCGCCGAGGAGGTGAGAACGTCTCTACAGGTGGCATCGTACCTCCATGACATCGGAAAGGTTTGCATCAGCAGTCGATTCATGAACAACGAAGGAAAGCTCTCCAGTACCGACTGGGCCATTCTCAAGAGGCATCCCCTCAAATCGGTCCAGCTCGTTCAGCCTCTCCAACTGCCGGAGAGTACGATTTCGGTCATCCGCCATCACCACGAACGCTTCGACGGGACGGGCTATCCCGGTGGGCTGGCAGACGGGGAGATTCCCCTCGGTGCTCGAATCCTTTCCATCGGGAACACCTATGACGCTCTCATGTCGAAGAAACTCTACCGGGATTCCATGGACCCCGCCGAGGCTCGGGCGGAGATCGAGAGAGGTGCCCGGACTTGCTTCGACCCCGATCTGGTTGGGATCTTCATGGAAGTCTTGCGAGAACAGAAAGACCTGTGTCAGCCCGAGGGCTTTCACGAGAGACTTCACGGGGAAGCCCTATGATAGAGAAGCAGTTGGTACGCTGCATTCAGTGCAATGCTGTTGCTCTCTTTTC harbors:
- a CDS encoding ribulose-phosphate 3-epimerase → MRIVPSILTDRLEQFQDLLVRAAGFADYVQVDFMDGLFVPSKSISPSDLDGLHAGLSCEAHLMVERPVAYVEALSSLGFKRIIFHCEARSDPRAAIAAIREEGIQPAMAINPDTPISCLEDFVEELDSVLFLSVSPGFYGGRFIPVVLEKIQRFRGRHPSLTIGIDGGVSLDNIPEIKSVGVDYACVGSRIFLSGDPAASYVALSKRAEE
- the yacG gene encoding DNA gyrase inhibitor YacG; this encodes MRRKIVCPICKKETHWQGNPFRPFCSARCRLIDLASWLGGDYAIPGEKTCSPLPEKDEKTGD
- the fabF gene encoding beta-ketoacyl-ACP synthase II, which codes for MAHRVVITGMGAITPIGVGTEQYWKNLLAGVSGVRRVEFPNVDMDQYRTQIAAPVDDFDASRYVPLGKEARHLGRTSQFAVAATKLALEDAGFSLSYGKRQVTIDDIDPFKIGVILGAAGGNVELLENAVELFIEDRGPRRGSPHTLPYYLLSAVSANVAIKFNCHGMNYVVPTACSSASQAIGNSFRHLRNGWEDVIITGGADAGITPVTFGGFVALRAMSTRNDEPERASRPFDRERDGFVMGEGGGILVLEKLEHALKRNATIYAEVTGFGMTSDAYHVTVPESEGRSFVRAIEMALKEAGIGPDEIDYINAHGTSTKLNDPIETRAIKRVFGERAFEIPVSSTKSMIGHLLGAAGGVETIASVLTIRDGWVHPTINYEFPDPECDLDYVPNRPRQVPVKTAMSTSLGFGGFNSVLILRKYEG
- a CDS encoding beta-ketoacyl-[acyl-carrier-protein] synthase family protein, coding for MRRRVVITGIGVVAPNGIGKDDFWEALVSGKSAITKITRFDVSSYPYQIAGEVKRFDPADFMTRKIAKRTALFAQFALAAARLAVWDCGLTPEMFCNLNAGVFLGDSIGGLDLLEEQVGIFHEKGIRRLSPFASVMFFSHAAASHVGIEFNIRGPAVTVSTGCPAGANAIRLAAEEIRRGNIDIAVVGGTDAPISPVMVAALSASGSLASNNGDPEKASRPFDRNRSGWVLSEGAGILVLEEFRHADSRSANLYGEVLGCSLTNDACGVYEIDRSGDGLYRSMKNALSEAHLIPEEIEYISAHAPSMVLTDQVEVLAIKRLFKEYAYRVPVSSIKSMIGQPLAATGIFQLIACLLGMRDRTLPPTINYEQPDPDCDLDCVPNKARGKTIRTALVNTHGYGGINCSVVVGKIA
- a CDS encoding GAF domain-containing protein, translated to MTLYAVPDLSALIVNTFFGLYVYRKNPASLSNRLFALLMLAICIWQFGEFNLVNSTTARAALFWDRFLYVGLILAPNASWVLALGFPHRSTLLRNRATALLLFTPSLFLLSLLPTNLFISGVQTESWGFGKIAGPLYWLFRVHMSIFVSLTLLTFYRSYRRAQTGRQKVQSKYLMMAISVPGLFGILILMVFQPLGLKYLNMGTAAFASVIMTAILSYAIAKHRLMDIDLVLKKGTIYAVTLAAVVLPSVLLIVFFSNIIFEKFEFVFLFIILVILSISCIVFSALIPHAETSLERTIFRNRLAYRSILSEFSKEIVTIVELGVLCREVLHTITTAMDIVNASIFVHEESTGKYELQAEKGTNTFTASEKNVSYPGAGDDFIEWMKKNRSIIVREEWEKQTRRPDLQKVINRMGQMESEVLIPLHTKRRLIGFINLGRKSQKEIYSDEDIGLLESLANQTAIAIENAKLYEDVKRQKAVVRRADRLASLGTLAAGLAHEIRNPLVAIKTLVELLPDRIDDEEFRRDFLAVASGEVDRICLLVNELLEFARPAAPQLQLEDIPEIMDGMILLISTELKNRNLEVVKKYEDDLPRIAIDREQVKQVFLNILLNAIEATEDGGQVVVEIRTLSRKGSDKVLQVEIRDTGRGIPEDHLDDVFTPFFTTKDKGSGLGLAISHQIIQEHRGIITVKSRVGEGSSFFIDFPITREGASGKDGTDREQPVRESYLSELSGVVKKSGEEGFADR
- a CDS encoding sigma-54-dependent Fis family transcriptional regulator; this translates as MAKKALLIVDDESAIRESLKWVFKHTYRILLAEDGHEALRLVDGGAPDIVLLDILLPDINGLEVLRQIKERNRDLPVIMITATKTVKNAVEAMKLGADDYIVKPFDLDELKIVVRKALSTQDLSREVELLRSEVKRSYTFDNIIGKSREMREIFRVIRQVADSKTTVLVTGESGTGKELISRAIHRHSSRRDRPFVTINCAAIPEALIESELFGHERGAFTSAYEKKIGRFEMAHTGSLFLDEIGELSLSTQAKILRFLEEKEFTRVGGSKNIKVDVRLIAATNKNLEESIKNGSFRGDLFYRINVVPIEIPPLRNRKEDIPVLVDHFMRHFRTENQKGPYKISQGVMDVLINYDWPGNVRELENLIERVMALSTSEIITPEDLPVNVRESVRINRLKDAVLGGDISLTKAVAEFERDIIMDGMKRANYVQSQAAAKLGISRRILKYKLDKLKIEFDPH
- a CDS encoding response regulator — encoded protein: MMVEHARILIVDDELGPRESLRIILKPFYDVHTASDGRAALDFLGRNTVDLITLDLKMPGLSGLEVLEQVRKSNPDVLVIIVTGYGTFKSVVEAIRLDVFDYISKPFNIQEILSVVKRCLEMRDTEITIKTIFSEIASVSVEGYSEPRLAKILEMTRRLLRNGEQLGPKAKEISSLELIRMVSEGIEKRDPYSAGHSARVGRYTDSVARKLGLAEEVRTSLQVASYLHDIGKVCISSRFMNNEGKLSSTDWAILKRHPLKSVQLVQPLQLPESTISVIRHHHERFDGTGYPGGLADGEIPLGARILSIGNTYDALMSKKLYRDSMDPAEARAEIERGARTCFDPDLVGIFMEVLREQKDLCQPEGFHERLHGEAL